In Ostrinia nubilalis chromosome 10, ilOstNubi1.1, whole genome shotgun sequence, a single genomic region encodes these proteins:
- the LOC135075105 gene encoding SREBP regulating gene protein has translation MILINDACPHTCNLCCLVLNGYSFRYKMWYAALVRFIRRRLVLGIIFASSLTYCIVSFLREGSSRNMMYQETMIERKPFVWRALQEHKDSNDSIICRNSVQGRSLLVDDRGYVCHRNDVMRNGCCDHYADSSQRYSCDTCTDTNCCIIYEYCVSCCLDPKKRDLLEVVLSKLSAEESVLFRTLSDDYELCLTKCRTSSHSVLHENSYKDPTHKHCFGQELPRSRSPD, from the exons ATGATATTAATTAATGATGCATGCCCCCATACTTGTAATTTATGTTGTTTAGTTCTGAATGGCTATTCCTTTCGTTATAAAATGTGGTACGCCGCTTTGGTAAGGTTTATAAGACGGAGACTTGTCCTGGGCATTATATTCGCCTCTTCACTCACTTATTGTATCGTGAGCTTCCTTCGAGAG GGCAGCAGCAGGAATATGATGTACCAAGAGACTATGATCGAACGAAAGCCCTTTGTTTGGCGAGCCCTGCAGGAACACAAGGACTCAAATGACAGTATCATTTGTAGGAACTCAGTGCAAGGCAGATCATTATTGGTTGATGATAGag GGTATGTATGTCACAGAAATGATGTGATGAGGAATGGATGTTGTGATCACTATGCAGATTCTTCACAGAGATACAGCTGTGATACTTGCACAGACACAAATTGCTGTATTATTTATGAATACTGCGTGTCGTGCTGTTTGGATCCAAAAAAG AGAGACCTATTGGAGGTGGTATTATCAAAACTCTCCGCAGAAGAGAGTGTATTATTCCGAACTTTGAGCGATGATTATGAATTGTGCCTTACAAAATGCCGCACCAGTTCCCATAGTGTTCTACATGAAAATTCCTACAAGGACCCAACACATAAACATTGCTTTGGCCAAGAACTGCCTAGAAGTAGAAGTCCAGACTAG